DNA sequence from the Nicotiana tomentosiformis chromosome 3, ASM39032v3, whole genome shotgun sequence genome:
AGTTTTTACTTTATACAGTTGTTGGCGTTTTTAGCTTTTAGATTATTATTTCAATTTTACCGTATGCTTGTTAgggttacctagtcttagagactaggtgtcatcacgaagTCTTATAGAGGGAaaatagggtcgtgacaagttggtatcagagctctaggttcataggtgttatgagttacaaggaggtttagtagagtctcgaggatcgatacgaagacgtctgtacttatctttgggaggctatagaactgttaggaaaagcttctcttctttgactccttatagTGCAAAATCTTTGACTtcagattctaaatttctgtctttctattctctcatagatggtaaggATACGCACAGCTGGAtcagatgatcagacacccatgccccctactagagccgtaAGAGGCCGAGGCCGGGGTAGAGTCTGAAGACGTCCATGTGGTGGAGACACAACACCTACACGAGCTGCTACATAGtaaccaccagtagctccagttagagggTAGACACCCGAGATACCTGTAACTGCactagccctccaggagactctcgcccagtttctgagcatgttcagcaatTTGGCTCAAGCagggttgataccacttgctcctaccacagCTCAGTTCAGGAGAGGAGCCCAGACTTCTGCCGCTTGTACCCTAGAGCGCGTGTCCAGGTCGAGTATGTTCTAGAGGTCATAAGAGTGCAGTCGGTAGCCCcatttcagcccaaggttagggcagcagtttctgaggaggagcagctcagactcgagaggtacaagaagtaccaccctcctactttcagtggcttggcgttaGAGGATGCCACGGGTTTTCTTGAGCAGTTccactgtatcctccgtacttTGGGTGTTGCAAAgtctagtggggttgctttcactatgttccagcttagggggcggcttatcagtggtggcgagcatacgcGTTGGGTAGTCCGGTCAAGCCAACTTCACTCACTTTGattcagttctcagatatgttcttgagggagtacaTTCCCcaaagtctcagagatgcatggcgcgccgagtttgagcagttgcgtaagggttctatgactgtgtcatagTATGCAGTCCAGTTTAGTGTTTTGGCTAGTCATGCaacagccttggttgctactgttagagagcgggttcgtcgatttatcgaggggctcaaccccagtattaAATTTATCATGGCCCTAAAGTTGAAGATAGATAttgcataccagcaggtagtggggatttctaggagattggagggcatgctgactcgggagagagaggagagagaggccaagaggtctcaagagtctagcacttatagtggtactcgtgccctagagggggaggccaggccagatattatgcccttcctgctaggacggaggcagttgcatctgattatgtcatcacaggtattgttttggGCTGTCATAGAGAtgaatcagtcttatttgatccaggccccacttattcctatgtgtcttcttattttgctccgtatttgggtgtTTGGGTGTAttccgtgattctttgagttctcctgtctatatGTCTATGggtgtgggagattctattgttgttgaccgtgtgtatcggtcatttTTGGTTAttcttagtagttttgagacaGAGCCAATTTATTGCTgattagtatggtggattttgatgttattttctgcatggactggttgtcgccctatcatgctatcctttattgtcacgccaagatggtggcGTTGCACTTCAAAAATAAACTGGAATTAGCTACGAATGTCATCGCTAATCCGTCGCTAAAACTTGATTTTTTTATagtgttggctatgccaggtttaccacggttagagtggaaaggtactttagattatgtttatagcagggttgtttcatttctaaaggctcagtggatggttgataaggggtgtgatgcatatctggcatatgtgagggatATTAGTATTGATTTTtctaccgtcgagtcagttccggtaatgagggattatccagatgtatttcaggcagatcttccgggcatgctgccAAATAGGGATATCAACTTTgatattgatttgttaccgggcactcaacccatttctatttcaccctatcgtatggccccaacagagttgaaagagttaaaggaacagttgcaagagttgcttgataagggttttattcggctcagtgtgtcaccttggggtgctccaggcTTATTTGTAAAGAGTTCTATGCGGATGCATTTTGATTAtcaccagttgaacaaggttatagtgaagaacagatATCCATTGTCACGTATTTATGACATATTTggtcagcttcaaggtgccaaagtgttctctaagattgacttgcattcaagctatcatcagttgaagatttgggagccaaaTATCCtaaagactgcctttaggacttggtatggtcattacgagttccttgtgatgtattttgggttGATCAACatcccaacaacattcatgcacttgatgaacagtgtgtttcatcCTTATCTTGACttgttcatcattgtgtttattgatgacatcctggtgtactcttggAGCCGAGAatatcatgagcaacacctaaggactatgcttcagaccttgagagaagaagttatatgagaaatttttgaagtgtgaattatggctagattcagtggcatttttgggtcacgtagtatcgagtgaggggattatGGTAGATCCGAAAAATATTAAAGCAGTGCAGAGTAGGCCCAGACCGTCCTTAtctacggagatccgcagttttcttggcttggcggggtattatcgtcgatttgtagagggtttctcgacTATTGAAACACTTATGACCAggatgacccagaagggtgctctgttcaggtgaaCCGGGGAGTGTGATGAGAGATTTCAAAAGACCAAGACTACTTTGAcaacagccccagtgttggtattgcctactggTTCAGGGtcctatatggtgtattgtgatgtatcGCACATTGGTCTTGGCACGGTGTTGATACAGGACTGTAGGGTGATTTactacgcgtctagacaactgaaagtgcatgagaagaactatcatgtccatgacctcgagttagcagctattgttcatgccttaaagatctggcggcactatttgtgtggtgttccttgtgaggtctacactgatcactggagtctacaacatctatttaaataaAAGGATGTTAACTTCCAGcatcggaggtggttggagttgcctatggactatgatatcaccattctatatcatcccgggaaggccaatgtggtggccgatgccttgagtcacaaggcagagagtttgggtagcttatcATATCTACatgtagcagagaggccattatccttgcatgttcaggccttggccaaccagtttgttagattggatgtctCTGAGatgagccgagttttggcttgcgtggtttcttagtcttctctttatgatcgtatcagagagcgtcaatacgacgacccccatctgcttgtccttaatgaCAGGGTTCAGTACGGCGATGCcaaagaggtcactattggagaggaCATTGTATTATGGATGCATGGAAGACAATGTGTGCCCAATGCAGATGGCTTGCATgaattgattctctaggaggctcacagttcgcggtaatctattcatccaggtgccacaaagatgtatcagggcttgaggcagcactattggtggaggcggatgaataaagacatagtggaatatgtagctcggtgcctaaactgtcagcagatgaagtatgaacatcagcggCCTGGTGGATTGcatcagaagctagagattctggagtggaaataggagtggatcactattgattttgttgttggactcccatgaaCTCAGAGgcagttcgatgcagtttgggtgattgtgtagatattgaccaagttagctcatttcattcccgtagttactacttactcttcatagCAGCTAGATCAGGTTTACATTCGTGaaattgtcaggcttcatggcatgccggtatctattacctctgactggggtacacagtttacatcgcgatTCTAGGGAGcggtacagcatgagttgggcacgcgggtggagttgagtacaacatttcaccctcatacgcaCGGACAGTTCAAGCGCACTATTTtgatattggaggatattcttCGTGTGTGTGCGATGGATTTTGGGGATTCTTGGGATCGGTTCCTGCCTCTTGCAGAGTTTTCCAACAACAAAAGTTATcaattgagcattcagatggcaccgtatgaggctttttaTGGTAGGAAGTGtcagtctctggtgggttggtttgagccgggtgaggctaggctattgggtaaatatttggttcaggatgctttggaaaaggttaaattgattcagggttgacttcgtacaacccaatccagatagaagagttatgtagAATTGAAGGCtcgcaatgttgcattcatggttggggaggttgtcttgctccgagtttctcctgtgaagggtgttatgaggtttggaaggAAAGGAAAAACttgccctaggtatatcgggccttttgaaattcttgagagggttggagaggtggcttatagacttgcactaccacctagtctctcttcagttcatccagtgttccatgtttccatgctccggaagtatcactgCGATCtgtctcatatgttagactttagctcagtccagttggacaaggatctatcttatgttgaggagtcagtgcccattttggacaagcaggttcaaaagttgaggttgaAGAACATTGTGTCAGTTAAGGTCCAGTTGAggggtcagccagttgaggaggcgacttgaatgatcgagcatgatatgcgtagccttTATCCTCGTCTTTTTACCACTTTAGGTATGCCTCTATACTCAttagaggacgaacgtttgttttaagagggggaggatgtaacgacatgacaggtcattttgagagtatgaGCCCTAATCCCCTGTTTATTTCTCCCTAtgtttcattttgtggttacatgacatgtcgggttcgggagagtttcgaagtgaaatgggacatatagtccctaTATTAGAAGTCTAAGTCGTAGGAGTTgtccgtagtttgacttgtgtgaatacgactccgaaatggagttttttcgactccaatagctttgtatggtgattttggtcttaggagctatcacgacccaaaatcccaccataggcgtcgtgatggcacttagtctctaagacaaggtaagccgattttataaCAATTTAAGCCATTTTTTTATATGTAAACCGAcatcgaaaataattacaaatataacaacctctcaagactggtaatactgagtcacgaactctaactgaatacatgaaatgatctcaaggattgaatactcaatactgtttgattaataattaacagtacaataaaatgaaaagaattcaagggactgcgacgaccaagcagctctaccttgaatccttgcgatcacactttagcTCTGTCCAAGTCTGATAgatccaatacctggctctgcacaaaaatgtgcagaagtgtagtatgagtacaccacggtcggtatccagtaagtatcaagactaacctcagtggagaagtgatgaggtacagtcgagacactcactagtctaataacctgtgcactatagtatataaaattaatgggaaacaaataacaatgatggcaacaataatcaactactgatatacacagcagggcgacaagaacaccataaatattgcgcaacaaataatgaatacaagtacaaccaattaatcaagtccttccaatataaatctttcgcctatatgtttttcaaatagaaatcttcaggatataatactttcaaataaatatctttcaaatataattccttcaaataaatatctttcaaataaaaattctttcaaataaatctctttcgaataaaagtcaccctgtgacacaacatttcaaaatcataaaatacgggtctcagcccactttcatatttccatggcacctcaTGCTAATTTCTCTATCaaaccgtacggacaactcacgtgccaaatatcatcattatttaaccacgacacctcgataccacattttatatcacaactgcacaaacaattcacgtgccaatatcgtcaatattttccacggcacctcgtgcccacaattcatatatgttacggcgtgcaacccgatcccatataacattaatcatacctgttgctgcgtgcaacccgatcccatataacataatccgtctggcaatagccacatgctctcaatttcaacatagatcagactattatcaagtttaccgaaacaacaagacaagttgcacaagatataaaaataaacacaagaaaaatcacaacatcacatgaaaattaccgacgcaataaccccacatcattacataaaaatttccaacataataactacacatcatcacatatgatccctgacaatagccattttatctctcctatagccacccttatcactcctacaaataacctcccttatccctccgcccttacaatattaatagccacctttatcgctcatatagccacccttatccctcctatagccacccttatcgctccacccaaaCAATAtctcaacacacataacaacagtgaaatgccacccttatacccacataatatcaacagtgaaattccaccattatatcctcaaaataataactcaaataacacaataatttacacgtaatattatcatggcaacataacataatcaattcatatcacaatttgcctaatggccacaaccaattccaaagatataataaaatcaattaatttcacaataaatagaccaaggctccacacaatgtgtataacacctcaaaataacaacagagatggaaataCTTAATATAGCGCAataccttcattaatccaaattcttgataattatataacgcattggtttaaacttatttcattaattatttgcagatgaaaaatccataatataattatttccaagaaatatcaaatcaccaaactcataaaatttacatagatattcaagtaacaatcacatcaaattgtcatataaaaacaaattcaacaaacaaggattgaggcatggcaagtagatgatttaataaatgccaacaattatccaatttactacacaataatgcctaagactttaacccaataaaatttgcacctATAaacctgagtacgtactcgtcacctcgcatacacggcttttcacatttcacaaatggcgcataagactcgatgcctaaggggtaattcccctattgaaggttagacaagatacttactttttgtttttgaagttaggccgatattccaaaattattttcttgcttgaattaacctccggacaactcaaatctatccaaattaattcaatatagtcaatactaattataggaattaattccatacgaaaatactaatttttcaacaacatcgaaatttaactcaaaaattgtcatggggcccacatctacgaatccgatgaaacttacaaaatccgataacccattcaattacgagttcacccataccaattttatcaaattccgataaaaactcggcctccaaatctaaattttttatttttgaaagattttgcaaaaattccaacttcttccatttaaatccgaattaaataatgaatataaccatggaattatgaaatataattacttttggatatatgacacttacccaagttgaagtcttgaagaaatcatcaaaatcgcccaagaaccgtaaaatccaaaatgaaataaaggaaatgaccatttttggtccttaagtttctgcccaaaaaagactattctggtcgctaaaagtccaatcccgtcgctaaaagtgtcaaatctggtcgctaaaggtttGCATTAGAACTGTTTACACCAAAACTGTTTACACCaacaattttatttttactaaaaaagctctaactccatcatacgaactcggaattcgatgattcttattcttatgagtcacaaataataatacaaaactcgttcaatcaaaactcaattctaagttcatttgctcaatgtgataccaatttcgctcgttaaacaattaactcatgtttcgcgctaaaaaacCCAACCGCGACTTGATTTAATTacaccaaactttccagatcactcttataattaattatcaaaatccaggaagtctcgaaatcaaatttcgatctctagaactaaaactGGACATTTAGATCATTACACGTTTATGCTGAAaatatcaaactcttccaaaactcctcCCCAATAgtctgtagtgtatcaaccataattTCTTATACTCAACTCCAACTTCCAAACATTCATGGGGCATGGGATCACtggccatcgcatttgcgagtggACGCTCGCGTTCGCATAAGAGGAATTTGGGCAGTAAcatttttgtgctttgcgaacgcgaggcaatttccgcgttcgcgaagaaggatttatcTAGTCcgcagattaaaattctaaattcgagggtttatgtcatttttcaccatttggacttgagagctcagaTTAAGGCGATaatttgagggatttttagagggATTATTGGGATAAttattcctaactcatttttgacTAACTTTCAgtaatctatcttcgatttctctatttaattaaggatttggttTGAAACATTTGGGGGGaaagttcttagaccaaattcttgagttttgaaaggcaaatgaggtcggatttggataaatcttgtatggttggacttgatatc
Encoded proteins:
- the LOC138908016 gene encoding uncharacterized protein encodes the protein MVGEVVLLRVSPVKGVMRFGRKGKTCPRYIGPFEILERVGEVAYRLALPPSLSSVHPVFHVSMLRKYHCDLSHMLDFSSVQLDKDLSYVEESVPILDKQVQKLRLKNIVSVKVQLRGQPVEEAT